The following coding sequences lie in one Oncorhynchus gorbuscha isolate QuinsamMale2020 ecotype Even-year linkage group LG10, OgorEven_v1.0, whole genome shotgun sequence genomic window:
- the LOC124045046 gene encoding NADH dehydrogenase [ubiquinone] 1 alpha subcomplex subunit 4-like 2: MIRTAMEHVKRHPGLIPQLFFILLGMGGASLYLVRLAKGPHVTWNKKNNPEPWNQLDPTYQYKFVAIDTDYKNLKKEGPQF, encoded by the exons ATGATTAGAACAGCAATGGAACACGTAAAGAGGCATCCAGGG CTCATCCCCCAGTTATTCTTCATCTTGTTGGGAATGGGAGGAGCCTCCTTGTATTTGGTCCGTCTTGCAAAGGGGCCCCATGTCAC CTGGAACAAGAAGAACAACCCTGAGCCCTGGAATCAGCTTGACCCTACCTACCAGTACAAG TTTGTGGCCATCGATACTGACTACAAGAACCTGAAGAAGGAGGGACCTCAATTCTGA